Proteins encoded together in one Equus asinus isolate D_3611 breed Donkey chromosome 12, EquAss-T2T_v2, whole genome shotgun sequence window:
- the ZNF706 gene encoding zinc finger protein 706, which yields MARGQQKIQSQQKNAKKQAGQKKKQGHDQKAAAKAALIYTCTVCRTQMPDPKTFKQHFESKHPKTPLPPELADVQA from the exons ATGGCTCGTGGACAGCAGAAGATTCAGTCTCAGCAGAAAAATGCCAAAaagcaagctggacaaaagaagaaacaaggaCATGACCAAAAGGCTGCTGCCAAAGCTGCCTTAATATATACCTGCACTGTCTGTAGG acacAAATGCCAGACCCTAAGACCTTTAAGCAGCACTTTGAGAGCAAGCATCCTAAGACTCCACTTCCTCCAGAATTGGCTGATGTTCAGGCATAA